A DNA window from Streptomyces canus contains the following coding sequences:
- a CDS encoding amino acid permease — MPRTTAKAPQESDASLTHGLKQRHLSMIALGGVIGAGLFVGSGAGIAAAGPSIVLAYTLSGLLVMLVMRMLGEMSAAYPSSGSFSAHAERAFGPWAGFTAGWSFWILLCTAVGLEGIGAAKIVTGWLPGTPEWAWVALFMVVFCVTNLAAVKNFGEFEFWFAALKVGAIGLFLILGVLAIAGVLPGTDAPGTANLTGRGGFFPGGGEGLVVGLLASVFAYGGLETVTIAAAESEDPVRGVASAVRTAMWRIALFYIGSMAVIVTLVPWDAKAVVEKGPYVAALDELGIPGAGQLMNVVVLIALLSAMNANVYGSSRIAYSLVARGLGPSTLGRVSGGVPRPAVLASSVFGFVCVVLSHWRPDDVFAWLLNMIGAVILVVWGFVAVSQLRLRRALEREAPERLAVRTWAFPYLTWVALAGMAAILVLMAREPDTRVQLYWTGGMTLVLAGAGYARQKARTEA, encoded by the coding sequence ATGCCCCGCACCACCGCCAAGGCTCCACAGGAGTCCGACGCCTCCCTGACCCACGGCCTCAAGCAGCGCCATCTGTCGATGATCGCTCTCGGCGGGGTGATCGGCGCGGGACTGTTCGTCGGTTCCGGCGCGGGGATCGCCGCCGCCGGGCCCTCGATCGTTCTCGCCTACACGCTCTCCGGCCTCCTCGTGATGCTGGTGATGCGGATGCTCGGCGAGATGTCGGCCGCGTACCCCTCCTCCGGCTCCTTCTCCGCGCACGCCGAGCGGGCGTTCGGCCCCTGGGCGGGCTTCACCGCCGGCTGGTCCTTCTGGATCCTGCTGTGCACGGCCGTGGGCCTGGAGGGCATCGGCGCCGCGAAGATCGTGACCGGCTGGCTGCCGGGGACCCCCGAATGGGCCTGGGTGGCCCTGTTCATGGTGGTCTTCTGCGTCACGAACCTGGCCGCGGTGAAGAACTTCGGCGAGTTCGAGTTCTGGTTCGCGGCCCTGAAGGTGGGCGCGATCGGCCTGTTCCTGATCCTCGGGGTGCTGGCGATCGCCGGTGTCCTGCCCGGCACGGACGCCCCGGGCACCGCGAACCTCACCGGCCGCGGGGGCTTCTTCCCGGGCGGCGGCGAGGGCCTGGTCGTCGGCCTGCTCGCCTCCGTCTTCGCGTACGGCGGCCTGGAGACGGTCACCATCGCGGCCGCCGAGTCCGAGGATCCGGTGCGGGGCGTGGCGAGCGCGGTCCGGACGGCGATGTGGCGCATCGCGCTGTTCTACATCGGCTCGATGGCGGTCATCGTCACGCTGGTCCCCTGGGACGCGAAGGCGGTCGTGGAGAAGGGCCCCTACGTCGCCGCCCTCGACGAACTGGGCATCCCCGGAGCGGGGCAGCTCATGAACGTGGTCGTCCTGATCGCCCTCCTCTCCGCGATGAACGCCAACGTCTACGGCTCCTCCCGCATCGCCTACTCCCTGGTCGCGCGGGGCCTCGGCCCCAGCACCCTGGGGCGCGTCTCCGGCGGTGTCCCGCGCCCGGCGGTCCTCGCCTCCAGCGTCTTCGGCTTCGTCTGCGTGGTCCTCAGCCACTGGCGCCCCGACGACGTCTTCGCCTGGCTCCTCAACATGATCGGCGCGGTCATCCTCGTCGTCTGGGGTTTCGTCGCCGTCTCCCAGCTCCGGCTGCGCCGCGCCCTGGAACGCGAGGCCCCCGAGCGGCTTGCCGTCCGCACCTGGGCCTTCCCCTACCTGACCTGGGTCGCCCTGGCGGGCATGGCCGCGATCCTCGTCCTGATGGCCCGCGAACCGGACACCCGCGTACAGCTGTACTGGACGGGCGGCATGACGCTGGTCCTGGCGGGTGCGGGGTACGCGCGGCAGAAGGCGCGCACCGAGGCCTGA
- a CDS encoding SAM-dependent methyltransferase, translated as MTEIDTSVPHSARIWNYWLGGKDNYPVDEAAGDAYTAVFPGIVTIARSSRAFLGRSIRYLVEEAGVRQFLDVGTGLPTVDNTHEVAQRFAPESKIVYVDNDPLVLAHARALLTSTPEGETAYEDLTLYEPEKILEAASRTLDLTRPTALILSGILGHVTDYDLARDLVRRLVAGLPSGSYLCVNDGSRGTDPDYEQAQDAYNETGAVPYLLRPVDEIEAFFEGLDLVDPGVVSVPLWHPDGDSAPAPIGQHGGVGRKS; from the coding sequence ATGACGGAGATCGACACCTCGGTGCCGCATTCGGCCCGGATCTGGAACTACTGGCTCGGCGGCAAGGACAACTACCCCGTCGACGAGGCGGCCGGCGACGCCTACACGGCCGTCTTCCCCGGCATCGTCACGATCGCCCGGAGCAGCCGCGCCTTTCTCGGCCGCAGCATCCGGTACCTGGTCGAGGAGGCGGGCGTCCGCCAGTTCCTGGACGTCGGCACCGGGCTGCCCACGGTCGACAACACCCACGAGGTCGCCCAGCGCTTCGCCCCCGAATCGAAGATCGTCTACGTCGACAACGACCCGCTGGTCCTAGCCCACGCCCGCGCCCTGCTCACCTCGACACCGGAGGGCGAGACGGCGTACGAGGACCTGACGCTCTACGAGCCGGAGAAGATCCTGGAGGCCGCCTCCCGGACCCTCGACCTCACCCGCCCGACCGCCCTGATCCTCAGCGGCATCCTCGGCCATGTCACCGACTACGACCTGGCCCGCGACCTGGTCCGCCGGCTGGTGGCGGGCCTGCCCTCCGGCAGCTACCTCTGCGTCAACGACGGCTCCCGCGGCACCGACCCGGACTACGAGCAGGCCCAGGACGCCTACAACGAGACCGGCGCGGTGCCCTACCTCCTGCGTCCGGTCGACGAGATCGAGGCGTTCTTCGAGGGCCTGGACCTGGTGGACCCGGGCGTGGTGTCGGTCCCGCTGTGGCACCCGGACGGTGACTCGGCCCCCGCTCCGATCGGCCAGCACGGCGGCGTGGGACGAAAGTCCTGA
- a CDS encoding histidine phosphatase family protein, with protein MSTTLLLARHGQTIWHAENRYAGVSDIGLTDEGRAQAEALGRWAAVHRPDAIWTSPLSRAIATADPACRALGITPRREPDLRECDFGVVEGRTLAEFAAEVPDAAEAFRADPVTYPFPGAEDPREAAARGAGALRGIAAAHPDARVLVVAHNTLLRLVLCTLLSIPLGEYRRVFPRLRNAAITELRLGEDGSAALLSLNVPCEPDRS; from the coding sequence ATGAGCACGACCCTGCTGCTGGCCCGGCACGGACAGACCATCTGGCACGCCGAGAACCGTTACGCGGGGGTGAGCGACATCGGGCTCACCGACGAGGGGCGCGCCCAGGCGGAGGCGCTCGGCCGGTGGGCCGCCGTACACCGCCCCGACGCGATCTGGACGTCCCCCCTCTCGCGGGCGATCGCCACCGCCGACCCCGCCTGCCGTGCCCTCGGCATCACCCCGCGGCGCGAACCCGACCTCAGGGAGTGCGACTTCGGGGTGGTGGAGGGCCGTACCCTCGCGGAGTTCGCCGCGGAGGTGCCCGACGCGGCCGAGGCGTTCCGGGCGGACCCGGTGACGTATCCCTTCCCCGGCGCGGAGGACCCGCGCGAAGCCGCCGCCCGTGGAGCCGGCGCCCTGCGCGGCATCGCCGCCGCCCACCCCGATGCGCGCGTCCTGGTCGTCGCCCACAACACCCTGCTGCGGCTGGTGCTGTGCACGCTGCTGTCGATCCCGCTCGGGGAGTACCGCAGAGTGTTCCCGCGGTTGCGCAACGCGGCGATCACCGAACTCCGCCTCGGCGAAGACGGATCCGCCGCACTTCTCTCCCTCAATGTGCCGTGCGAGCCGGACAGGTCGTAG
- a CDS encoding FGGY-family carbohydrate kinase, which produces MTELTDENETVWLGIDLGTQSVRALAVTADGTVRGRGSAPLGGRREGGRHEQDPGEWWEAVRTASRSALLTLTGVRIGGLAVCGTSGTVLLTDAEGRPTSPALMYDDARAAGEAARLREAGLAVQDTWALPKALWLVGAHGKGRVTHQPDIVTARLVGRPVPTDSSHALKTGYDLERDAWPDIALDLPDVVLPGTRLGEVCPAAAEETGIPAGTPVVAGMTDGCAAQIAAGALRHGSWNSVLGTTLVLKGAAPDPVRDPTGVVYNHRAPGGTWLPGGASSVGAGALPAEVDPEAMDERAAAFEPSGAVAYPLVSRGERFPFLAPDATALLLGTPADDADRWAGILQGVGFAERLCLDYLHHLGAPLDGPLTFTGGAARSPYWNQLRADILGRPARVPEQTEPALGMAALALHGTTGTPLAEAAEHMVRIRTLVRPRPGRTALFADPYARLVGELTARGWLSAQVAAHARARLDRDTTAS; this is translated from the coding sequence ATGACAGAGCTGACAGACGAGAACGAGACGGTGTGGCTGGGGATCGATCTCGGCACACAGAGCGTCCGCGCCCTTGCGGTCACGGCCGACGGAACCGTGCGGGGCCGGGGTTCCGCGCCGCTCGGCGGCCGGCGCGAGGGCGGGCGCCACGAGCAGGATCCGGGGGAGTGGTGGGAGGCCGTGCGTACGGCGTCCCGTTCCGCGCTCCTCACCCTGACGGGTGTACGGATCGGCGGGCTTGCGGTGTGCGGGACGTCCGGGACGGTGCTGCTGACGGACGCGGAGGGACGGCCGACGAGCCCGGCGCTCATGTACGACGACGCACGCGCGGCGGGCGAGGCGGCGCGGCTTCGGGAGGCGGGGCTCGCGGTACAGGACACGTGGGCGCTGCCGAAGGCGTTGTGGCTCGTCGGCGCGCACGGGAAGGGCCGGGTCACCCACCAGCCCGACATCGTCACCGCCCGGCTGGTCGGCAGGCCGGTGCCGACCGACTCCAGCCATGCCCTCAAGACGGGCTACGACCTCGAGCGCGACGCCTGGCCGGATATCGCCCTGGACCTCCCCGACGTCGTCCTGCCCGGCACCCGTCTCGGCGAGGTCTGCCCGGCCGCCGCGGAGGAGACCGGCATCCCCGCCGGGACCCCTGTCGTCGCCGGGATGACCGACGGCTGTGCGGCCCAGATCGCGGCGGGCGCCCTGCGGCACGGATCCTGGAACTCGGTGCTCGGTACCACCCTCGTGCTCAAGGGGGCCGCCCCGGACCCGGTGCGGGACCCCACCGGCGTGGTCTACAACCACCGCGCGCCGGGTGGTACCTGGCTGCCCGGCGGGGCATCGAGCGTGGGTGCGGGGGCGCTGCCGGCGGAGGTGGACCCGGAGGCCATGGACGAACGTGCGGCCGCCTTCGAGCCGTCCGGCGCGGTCGCGTACCCGCTGGTCTCGCGGGGCGAGCGGTTCCCGTTCCTGGCCCCGGACGCCACCGCCCTCCTCCTGGGCACCCCCGCCGACGACGCCGACCGCTGGGCCGGGATCCTCCAGGGCGTCGGGTTCGCGGAGCGCCTGTGCCTGGACTACCTGCACCACCTGGGCGCCCCGCTCGACGGCCCCCTCACCTTCACCGGCGGCGCGGCCCGCAGCCCGTACTGGAACCAGCTCCGCGCCGACATCCTCGGCCGCCCGGCCCGCGTGCCCGAACAGACCGAACCTGCCCTGGGAATGGCCGCCTTGGCGCTGCACGGCACCACGGGGACCCCCCTGGCGGAGGCCGCCGAGCACATGGTCCGCATCCGGACCCTCGTGCGTCCGCGCCCCGGCCGCACGGCCCTCTTCGCCGACCCGTACGCCCGTCTCGTCGGCGAACTCACCGCGCGCGGCTGGCTTTCGGCGCAGGTGGCGGCCCACGCGCGCGCCCGGCTCGACCGGGACACCACGGCATCCTGA
- a CDS encoding 2-hydroxyacid dehydrogenase encodes MTQRTDPVRVVAAGDHFVLPGLIAGAVEAELGGIAAETKELRLGWPLEPFGPVAEVTEASDAEDELIEALDGAEVLVTQMGPVTERVLNAADSLRLVVVCRGGPVNVNLDAAKARDVRVCFAPGRNAAATAEFTVGMLLAAVRRIPQAHDLLAGQGSWEGGAAYYTYEHSGLELEDLPVGLVGYGAVGSRVARVLCAFGAQVMVYDPYVRGEIHGLRVSSLDQLLTRSRVITLHARLTAETRGLIGARELALLPQGAVVVNVARGPLLDESALCDALEAGRLSAAALDTYAHEPLAPDSRLHALADRVVLTPHLGGASRAVAEKAARIAAEEVGRWVRGEPLAHCLT; translated from the coding sequence ATGACCCAGAGGACCGATCCCGTACGTGTCGTGGCGGCCGGCGACCACTTCGTACTGCCGGGGCTGATCGCCGGGGCCGTCGAGGCCGAGCTGGGCGGCATCGCCGCGGAGACGAAGGAGTTGAGGCTCGGCTGGCCGCTGGAACCCTTCGGGCCCGTGGCGGAGGTGACGGAGGCGAGCGACGCCGAGGACGAGCTGATCGAGGCACTGGACGGCGCGGAGGTCCTCGTCACCCAGATGGGCCCGGTCACCGAGCGGGTGCTGAACGCCGCCGACAGCCTGCGGCTGGTCGTCGTGTGCCGGGGCGGCCCGGTCAACGTGAACCTCGACGCGGCCAAGGCCCGTGACGTACGGGTGTGCTTCGCGCCCGGCCGCAACGCCGCCGCCACCGCCGAGTTCACCGTCGGCATGCTGCTGGCCGCCGTGCGCCGCATCCCGCAGGCCCACGACCTCCTGGCCGGACAGGGCAGTTGGGAGGGCGGCGCCGCCTACTACACGTACGAGCACAGCGGCCTGGAGCTGGAGGACCTGCCCGTCGGACTCGTCGGCTACGGCGCCGTCGGCAGCAGGGTCGCGCGCGTGCTGTGCGCCTTCGGCGCGCAGGTCATGGTGTACGACCCCTATGTGCGCGGCGAGATCCACGGCCTGCGCGTGTCCTCGCTCGACCAGCTCCTCACCCGCTCCCGGGTGATCACCCTGCACGCCCGCCTCACCGCCGAGACCCGCGGTCTGATCGGCGCCCGCGAACTGGCCCTGCTACCCCAGGGGGCGGTCGTGGTGAACGTGGCCCGCGGTCCGCTCCTCGACGAGAGCGCCCTGTGCGACGCGCTGGAGGCCGGCCGGCTGTCGGCGGCGGCCCTCGACACCTACGCGCACGAGCCGCTGGCCCCGGACTCCCGGCTGCACGCCCTGGCCGACCGGGTCGTCCTGACCCCGCACCTCGGCGGGGCGAGCCGCGCGGTGGCCGAGAAGGCGGCGAGGATCGCGGCGGAGGAGGTGGGCCGCTGGGTGCGGGGGGAGCCGTTGGCGCACTGTCTGACCTGA
- a CDS encoding FGGY-family carbohydrate kinase — protein sequence MYVGIDVGTSVVKAAAFDSGGRQLAVESRPVELSLHGGFVEQDMAEVYDAVVDVLGKLTGRVPEPVELAGLTGQGDGVWLVDEEGRPVRSALSWMDGRAHELLDQWLADGTFETVFRRTGGAMFPGSPGPLLAWLDRYDPKSLDAAATAVYCKDMVFQRLTGAARATTDVSDASMPFLDPRTRTYDNRVVELLGLTRRRRLLPPIGDPIATGEARGEGLPAGTRLSNGPYDLPACALGAGVTAPGDGLLIVGTCLAALVATTELDLTGEPAGLYISTDRPGHRLRAMPAMVGTAALDWVLSTTGVTHAEVDDLLAATPPGAHGVRVLPYFAPSGERAPFVEPHLRAELSGVSLETTKADLIRATCEGIGYAARHCLEAAGLTGSLAVCGGGTRSSAWMRLLADVLGRPLRVVEGEVGARGAVLAAAERYGVSLDSGVWTEPTAIVEPDPERAASYAKGYEEHVERLAVARGKTGR from the coding sequence ATGTACGTCGGTATCGATGTGGGCACGTCCGTCGTCAAGGCCGCCGCTTTCGACAGCGGGGGCCGTCAACTGGCCGTCGAGTCACGCCCGGTGGAGCTCTCCCTGCACGGCGGGTTCGTCGAGCAGGACATGGCGGAGGTCTACGACGCCGTCGTCGACGTCCTCGGCAAGCTGACCGGGCGGGTGCCGGAGCCGGTGGAGCTGGCCGGGCTGACCGGTCAGGGCGACGGGGTGTGGCTGGTCGACGAGGAGGGGCGGCCGGTGCGTTCGGCGCTGTCCTGGATGGACGGCCGGGCCCACGAACTGCTCGACCAGTGGCTGGCGGACGGCACGTTCGAGACGGTGTTCCGGCGGACCGGGGGCGCGATGTTTCCCGGCTCGCCGGGACCGTTGCTGGCCTGGCTCGACCGGTACGACCCGAAGTCCCTGGACGCCGCCGCGACCGCCGTGTACTGCAAGGACATGGTCTTCCAGCGGCTGACGGGTGCCGCGCGGGCGACGACGGACGTGTCGGACGCGTCCATGCCCTTCCTCGATCCCCGGACACGGACGTACGACAACCGGGTGGTCGAGCTGCTGGGACTCACCCGTCGCCGGCGGCTGCTCCCCCCGATCGGCGACCCGATCGCCACGGGCGAGGCGCGGGGCGAGGGGCTGCCGGCGGGGACGCGGCTCTCGAACGGGCCGTACGATCTGCCGGCCTGCGCGCTGGGCGCCGGGGTCACCGCGCCGGGCGACGGGCTCCTCATCGTCGGAACCTGTCTGGCCGCGCTCGTCGCCACCACCGAGCTGGACCTGACCGGGGAGCCGGCCGGGCTGTACATCTCCACCGACCGGCCCGGGCACCGGCTGCGGGCCATGCCGGCGATGGTCGGGACGGCGGCGCTGGACTGGGTGCTGTCGACCACGGGCGTCACACACGCGGAGGTCGACGACCTGCTGGCGGCGACCCCGCCGGGGGCGCACGGGGTCCGGGTGCTGCCGTACTTCGCTCCCTCCGGGGAGCGGGCTCCCTTCGTCGAGCCCCATCTGCGGGCCGAGCTCAGCGGGGTCTCGCTGGAGACGACCAAGGCGGATCTGATCCGGGCGACCTGCGAGGGGATCGGGTACGCGGCCCGGCACTGTCTGGAGGCGGCCGGGCTGACGGGGTCGTTGGCCGTGTGCGGCGGGGGGACGCGGAGTTCCGCCTGGATGCGGTTGCTGGCCGATGTGCTCGGACGGCCGTTGCGGGTCGTGGAGGGGGAGGTGGGAGCCCGGGGCGCGGTGCTGGCCGCGGCGGAGCGGTACGGGGTTTCGCTGGACTCGGGTGTCTGGACCGAACCTACGGCGATCGTCGAGCCGGATCCGGAACGGGCCGCGTCCTACGCGAAGGGGTACGAGGAGCATGTGGAGCGGTTGGCTGTGGCGCGGGGCAAGACCGGACGTTAG
- a CDS encoding DsbA family protein — MSETANTSGKTPVDFWFDPLCPWAWMTSRWVLEVEKVRDIEVRWHIMSLAVLNEDKIDQLPEEYREMLETKAWQPIRVVTAAWQKHGSDILGPLYTALGTRIHNEGQGPVREAVEGALAEVGLPADLIEYFDQKDFEFDAELRASHKEGIDKVGQEVGTPVIAVPGADGEQIAFFGPVVTPAPKGEDAARLWDGTLAVASVPGFYELKRTRTKGPDFSNL, encoded by the coding sequence ATGTCCGAGACCGCGAACACCTCCGGCAAGACCCCCGTCGACTTCTGGTTCGACCCGCTGTGCCCCTGGGCCTGGATGACCTCCCGCTGGGTCCTGGAGGTGGAGAAGGTCCGGGACATCGAGGTGCGCTGGCACATCATGAGCCTGGCGGTGCTGAACGAGGACAAGATCGACCAGCTGCCCGAGGAGTACCGGGAGATGCTGGAGACCAAGGCCTGGCAGCCGATCCGGGTGGTCACCGCGGCCTGGCAGAAGCACGGCTCCGACATCCTCGGCCCGCTGTACACCGCGCTCGGCACCCGTATCCACAACGAGGGTCAGGGCCCGGTGCGCGAGGCCGTCGAAGGCGCCCTGGCGGAGGTCGGCCTGCCCGCCGACCTGATCGAGTACTTCGACCAGAAGGACTTCGAGTTCGACGCCGAACTGCGGGCCTCCCACAAGGAGGGCATCGACAAGGTCGGCCAGGAGGTCGGCACCCCGGTCATCGCGGTCCCCGGCGCGGACGGCGAGCAGATCGCCTTCTTCGGCCCGGTCGTCACCCCGGCCCCCAAGGGCGAGGACGCGGCCAGGCTGTGGGACGGCACGCTCGCGGTGGCGTCGGTCCCGGGCTTCTACGAGCTCAAGCGCACGCGTACGAAGGGTCCGGACTTCAGCAACCTGTGA
- the pepN gene encoding aminopeptidase N, with the protein MPGENLSRDEARERAALLSVDGYDVSLDLRSAVGDQAGDGPRTFRSVTTIRFRCNEPGATSFADLIAPSVTAVSLNGRDLDPGAVFDGSRIALEDLAADNELVVDAQCAYSRTGEGMHRFVDPEDGEVYLYTQYEPADSRRVFANFEQPDLKAPFRFEVRAPQGWVVWSNGVGSESGGVWQFAETKPISTYITCVVAGPYHYVTDSYERVLDDGTRLEIPLGALCRKGLAPHFDSDDVFLVTKQGLDFFHDHFDYPYPFGKYDQAFVPEYNLGAMENPGLVTFREEFIFRGKVTQASYEGRANVILHEMAHMWFGDLVTMVWWDDLWLKESFADFMGTFANVGATRFTDAWITFANRRKAWAYRADQLPSTHPITADIRDLQDAKLNFDGITYAKGASVLKQLVAYVGQDAFLEGARRYFKRHAYGNTRLGDLLSVLEETSGRDMGAWARSWLQTAGVNSLTPQVLLSAEGRVDELAVVQEAAESHPELRPHRVAVGLYRRAGGGALERYARAEVDVDGPRTVVAELAGAEAPELVLVNDDDLTYCKTRFDAGSLETLKSGLGGLTDPLARALCWSALWNMTRDALLPAREFIDIVLRFAGRESDIGVLQMLHAWAESAVVHYAAPEWRDRGAGLLAEGAERELLAAEPGSEQQLAWARFFARTAESRAGLDLLQGLLDGTAAIDGLDVDQELRWAFLQPLTVWGLADEKALAAELARDDTASGKRHQVRCLAARPSEAVKAQAWAQVVESDALSNALAEATISGFNQPSQRNLLEPYTEKYFAVIERVWQDRSIQIAMNTVSGLFPSLQDSRTTLDAADAWLAAHEDAASALRRLVLEGRDDLARALRGQECDAQAVNHG; encoded by the coding sequence GTGCCCGGTGAGAATCTGTCCCGCGACGAGGCCCGGGAGCGGGCCGCCCTGCTGTCCGTCGACGGGTACGACGTGTCCCTCGACCTGCGCTCGGCGGTCGGCGACCAGGCCGGGGACGGCCCGCGCACCTTCCGGTCCGTGACCACGATCCGCTTCCGGTGCAACGAGCCGGGGGCCACGAGCTTCGCGGACCTGATCGCGCCGAGCGTCACGGCGGTCTCGCTGAACGGCCGGGACCTCGACCCGGGCGCGGTCTTCGACGGCTCCCGGATCGCTCTGGAGGACCTGGCAGCCGACAACGAACTGGTCGTCGACGCCCAGTGCGCCTACTCCCGCACCGGCGAGGGCATGCACCGCTTCGTCGATCCCGAGGACGGCGAGGTCTACCTCTACACGCAGTACGAGCCGGCCGACTCGCGCCGCGTCTTCGCGAACTTCGAGCAGCCGGACCTCAAGGCGCCCTTCCGCTTCGAGGTGCGGGCGCCGCAGGGATGGGTGGTCTGGAGCAACGGGGTCGGCTCGGAGAGCGGCGGCGTGTGGCAGTTCGCGGAGACGAAGCCGATCTCGACGTACATCACGTGCGTGGTGGCGGGTCCCTATCACTACGTGACGGATTCCTACGAGCGGGTCCTCGACGACGGCACGCGTCTGGAGATTCCCCTCGGCGCCCTGTGCCGCAAGGGGCTCGCCCCCCACTTCGACTCCGACGACGTCTTCCTGGTCACCAAGCAGGGCCTGGACTTCTTCCACGACCACTTCGACTATCCGTACCCCTTCGGGAAGTACGACCAGGCGTTCGTGCCCGAGTACAACCTCGGCGCGATGGAGAACCCGGGGCTCGTCACCTTCCGCGAGGAGTTCATCTTCCGGGGCAAGGTCACCCAGGCGTCCTACGAGGGCCGGGCCAACGTCATCCTGCACGAGATGGCGCACATGTGGTTCGGCGACCTGGTCACCATGGTCTGGTGGGACGACCTGTGGCTGAAGGAGTCCTTCGCGGACTTCATGGGCACCTTCGCCAACGTCGGCGCGACCCGCTTCACCGATGCCTGGATCACCTTCGCCAACCGCCGCAAGGCCTGGGCCTACCGCGCCGACCAGCTGCCCTCCACGCACCCCATCACCGCCGACATCCGCGACCTCCAGGACGCCAAGCTCAACTTCGACGGCATCACGTACGCCAAGGGCGCCTCCGTACTGAAGCAGCTCGTCGCGTACGTCGGCCAGGACGCGTTCCTGGAGGGCGCGCGGCGCTACTTCAAGCGGCACGCCTACGGCAACACCCGCCTCGGCGATCTGCTGTCGGTGCTCGAGGAGACCAGCGGGCGGGACATGGGCGCGTGGGCGCGGTCCTGGCTCCAGACGGCCGGGGTCAACTCCCTCACTCCGCAGGTGCTGTTGAGTGCCGAGGGGCGGGTCGACGAGCTGGCGGTCGTGCAGGAGGCGGCCGAGTCCCACCCGGAACTGCGGCCGCACCGGGTGGCGGTGGGCCTGTACCGGCGCGCCGGGGGCGGTGCGCTGGAGCGGTACGCGCGCGCGGAGGTGGACGTCGACGGCCCGCGGACGGTCGTGGCGGAGCTGGCCGGTGCCGAGGCGCCTGAGCTCGTGCTCGTCAACGACGACGACCTGACGTACTGCAAGACCCGCTTCGACGCGGGCTCCCTGGAGACCCTGAAGTCGGGGCTCGGTGGCCTCACCGACCCGCTCGCCCGCGCCCTGTGCTGGTCGGCGCTGTGGAACATGACACGGGACGCGCTGCTCCCGGCCAGGGAGTTCATCGACATCGTGCTGCGCTTCGCGGGCCGCGAGTCCGACATCGGCGTCCTGCAGATGCTGCACGCCTGGGCCGAGTCGGCGGTCGTGCACTACGCGGCGCCCGAGTGGCGGGACCGGGGTGCGGGGCTGCTCGCCGAGGGGGCCGAGCGGGAGCTGCTCGCCGCCGAGCCGGGCAGTGAGCAGCAGCTGGCGTGGGCGCGGTTCTTCGCGCGGACGGCCGAGAGCAGGGCCGGCCTGGACCTGTTGCAGGGCCTGCTGGACGGCACGGCGGCCATCGACGGGCTGGACGTCGACCAGGAGCTGCGGTGGGCGTTCCTGCAACCGCTGACCGTGTGGGGCCTGGCCGACGAGAAGGCGCTGGCCGCCGAACTCGCCCGCGACGACACCGCGTCCGGCAAGCGCCATCAGGTCCGCTGTCTGGCCGCCCGTCCGTCCGAGGCGGTCAAGGCGCAGGCGTGGGCGCAGGTCGTGGAGTCCGACGCGCTCTCCAACGCCCTGGCCGAGGCGACCATCTCGGGGTTCAACCAGCCGTCCCAGCGGAATCTGCTGGAGCCCTACACGGAGAAGTACTTCGCGGTGATCGAGCGGGTCTGGCAGGACCGTTCGATCCAGATCGCGATGAACACCGTCTCCGGGCTGTTCCCCTCCCTCCAGGACTCGCGGACGACGCTGGACGCGGCCGACGCGTGGCTCGCGGCCCACGAGGACGCGGCGTCGGCGCTGCGGAGACTGGTGCTGGAAGGGCGGGACGATCTGGCGCGGGCGCTGCGGGGGCAGGAGTGCGATGCGCAGGCCGTCAACCACGGATGA